tttaaagatttaaaacttGGATTCAATAGAACACCCTAATGACTTAAGAACTGTGGAGAAACTGGTTAAAACGTAAGTGAATAGTTCTTTATGATTCAAACTAAATagcaagcaaaaaaaagattttaacttCATTAGCTTGAGATAATACGACTTCGACCTTTTACATTTTGAGCCACAGCGTGCAATTCTGTTTTTCTAAGTCATAAAATTCCAACACTCAATGCAGAACGCTCCATTACAGATAATGATTTGAGGCTTTAGCGTCCCACTGAAATCCCTTTATTCAGATCAAACTTTGTTACATGTACGCTCTCCCGTTGCAGAAGGAGCTAGCAGTTAGGGCATCTTAGAGCTATTATAACAAAGAAGAAACGTGTGGGTCACGGAGGGGTATATTTAggttttttctttctgatggaaaacaagaaaaaaaccaaCTCAGATTTCTTGATTTAATGTATATTAGGTGGAGAACATTTTCAACATTCTGTGATGTCGAAAGTAGCAAATTTGCGTGAAAAAGGGACATTTTCTGTTAAAGGCATAGTGTATGATATTTCATGGATCTGTAGTAATAAGGACTCTGCTCTAAGTTCTCACGGGTTGGAATGCAACTTGTTTTCATTGGCTTAAGACAGGGGTTTTTCCACAGGATtgttaataaatcatttttaatttactgaGAAATTATAAACACCAGGAGCCACTACCTGCTGTTAGATGGGACCAACAGCAGGTCCTTCATGTGTCACTGGACATTCTCATCTGTCTTTAGTGTCCTCAGATCCAGAGCTGGGTAGTAACTAGGCTACATTTACTAActtaagaaaacaaacaagtacTTCCTGAAGCAGTTTCACTGCAACATACCATTTACCTCTACTCGAGTAATATTTTGTAGTAATGCTGCTCTTACTAAAGAAGAGTTATTGGTTACTCTACCCAGCTCTGTTTAGATCACAGATGATGCATTTTAATGGCAGATTTGACCAGGGCCTGAAATACCCGACCAGGCTATAATCTATGGtgtaagaaataatttaaagtatGACAGTTGTGCCATTTGGGTTTCTATTGGTGTTTTTAAGACCTTATCTGCAGAGATGGACCGTACCACTGTGTGCATCCTAATGCTAATTTAAACTGCTCAGTAGACTCCGCCCCCTAGAGAGTAGTGGGAAGACACGGGAATCCATGCACATTTCACGTACTCTTTCGGCCGTGCACAATGGGCTTGGGTTTCTTGTACCGTGCCACCTGGTTTTCAGCCAAGTGTactggaaaacaaaatgaaaccacTTTATTATAAAACTGAGATTTGATAACCCCTCCAACCCCTATATTACGAATAAAGACTAAAAACTAAACCcatctctgcagcaatccttgtCCTTGTTAGGACACAGATGTTTTACCGAGTCCGGGAGGAGGCTGGAGCTGGTAGCCCACCAGCTCACACCAGCCGATGGGGTAGATATCCGGGGACTGGTGGTCTATCCACTGGTCGAACTCGTCGTCCCAGCCGTCGAAGTGGATCAGAAGAAGGCGACCCACGCAGCGCTTCACGGTGGCCACGCACACCAGCCGCGGCTCCATCAGATCCACCGCTTCCAGCTTCATGTTGGGGGAGAAACCGTGACCTGGATTGTcctgagaaaaaataaataaatgaaaaaaccACCACAGCCTGTCTTGTTTCACAGCGATTTGCCAAAGTGATCATGTGatcatttctaattttggttgcattaaaaccacaaactaaaTGTATTTCCTTAGGATTTTAAGTGATAAAATTACAAAAGTGCAGAGTTgtcaacaggaaggaaaaagatACATAgtgtacatttgtattcagcccctttacGTCGATACCCCAAAATGAGGCTCACTGGATTTCAGAAGTTGATTAACCAGTAAAAACAGCCCGCCCGTGTTTAACTTCAGCTCTAGTATTAATCTGGTTTTCAACCTACACTTGCAGGAcaagcaaggagagcattaatcagaaaacTAACTAgaacatgtttacagtttacCCAACATGCCGTTTGGCAATTTTCAAACTTAATtttgaaaggctttatttaaacAATGCCTTTGTCtttccactcttccataaacGACTTTTGCAGATCACAGCAAAAACCTATTCTGATGACAGATTGACCCCAcccgagctgtggatctttgcagctcctccagagttaccatggagcTCCTGAGTGCTTGTTTGATTAACGCTAGCCTTGTCTGCCTTGCTTTATAACAGTATTCCGCCTTAAACATCGCCACAACCTCCTGCTGGTTTTCTGGGTCTTCGTGATGCTAATTGTTTCATAACATTCTTAATAAAGGGAGAAACCGTCTTGGATGACAGAACTGGTTCCTACAAGGAGGATCTCAGTTTATCCACCCGTTCAGTTTAAGGAAGTTCGAAGTGAACCAAGATTATATTTCGGATAGGCAGGAGGTAAGGGAAGAGGGTGAAAGTTGGCTTACATgaaagatagagctgggtgtcatctgcataagTGTAAATGGATGTTAAATTAGGAGGACAGAGCCCTGTGGTAGGCTGGTTGTGACAGAGGATGGAAGGCAACTAGAGGCCTCAAGTTTAACAAACTCGGTATGTATCATATTCCAATTCTGCACTAGtttttgttggtttatcacaaaCTCCCAATAAAACTGACTGACGTTTCCAAGGAAATTGCAAAAAGGAGAGGAATTTGTCTTTGTCAGAGCTGTCACATAACGAGCACTGAAGGTTACACCAAGACTTCTGCCTCACAGAACAGAACTTACAGTATTAAAGAGTCTTGCTGGTGCAGCTTTGGCTTTGGTCTCTTGCAGATATTTGTCCCAGGTGAAATTTTGAGGATCAAAACCTGTCAGGATACACACATGAATCAATAAACCGTAAGCTAATGAAGCATTTTGCACCTGGATTTGTGAattcttttttataaacttaAAGCAGAAGCGAGGTTAAGAAATTAGAAGCTTAAGAAGCACAAGGCAGCGAATGTTTACCTTGAGGTACAGTGAGAGTGATGTCGTTCCTTTTACAAAAGTTAATGGGTAGTATGGCATGGGAGGAAGCGTGGTAGCAGAACCAGTCAGAGCCATTGTTTGTTTCAGTCCCATCAATACCCACCATAAGGTAACCGTCCAGCAGTACCTACGGATGCAGCCGATTCAAAGACAAGTCAGAACTCTGCAGGGGTCTGTTGGTAATGGGGTCTTCTGTAATCCAGTCAAAGATGAAGGCACATCATCGCATGACCAATCGCATGCCAGCCCCCAAAACTAATTAATAAACGGTTACCTTGTGAACGGTAGCAACACAGATGTTTCCAAGATTTAGAGGATCAATGGCTTCCAGCTTCATCCCTTCCTCAAAGAAACCCTCGCCCATGAAGACAAACCTGGGCTGTGGGGCACACACAACTCAACATCAACAACCTGTCACAACAGTTtagggcagggggggggggggggggtatcatcttatctattggctGTCCCACATGCCAACCATTGTGATGCGTTGGTTCCTGGCTAATTTTCTCttgctgcgcacttctagtgtttatgtatccagttagcttcagcttcagccgttcattgtagctacGCTGCTCTCAACGTATACTTAGAGAATAGCGGACATTGCAAGACGCaaaaagtttatgagaagaggaaggcctcattagaaagaaataagatcagGGTGAATTTGAGAATTTTACACACAATCTCccgaggagcggaagagcaggtaagatggtgttgtgcatgcgcagttattcaaaaagggacttgggtgtTCCCTTACTGTCTgtcccagaaaaaaaatggttcactatacctttaagaacAAGGAGTGATATGTTGAAGGTAAAGAAACAACGTGTTTTCTGACAACCTGAAACTGTAAGACCTCCAATTATTCAGGCAAGCAAATCCATTTTTATAACATCAATTAAGAGagcctgaaaaacaacaacaacaaaaataaaataaaacactaccAACTAGTGGGGAGTTGGAGCAGAGTGTACATCAACACTGAAGAATGCAAGACCAGTCACTACAAACATTTTTTGACATTAAATCGTCAGTTAATGGATCTTACTGGGAGTTGATGtaatagatcaacacaaagtagtgaacAGTTCTTAAGGGGAATAGGTCTTAAAATGCTTTGTAGATAAAAATCAGCAGAATATTGAATATTGCGCTTTGTTTAACCAACTTTTACTGCAATTCCAGCTACGAGTCTTTAGGAGAATCGTTCAGCTTTGCATGTgtaaaaactgatatttatgTCCATTTTTCTTAGCAAAATGGCTCCAGCTCAGCGCTCTTAGATGAAAAgtatttaaacaacatttttacaagTATTCTCATATTGTCAATTCcatttaggtctggactctggACTATTTTAATGCAAGTTTATTAGTGTCAATTGTGTTACCATTAATAGATCCATCTTCTCATTAACTAAGAAAACTGTCCCTGCCAAGTAAAGCATCATCAGCACACCATGATCATGCCATCACCATAGAGGGAAGGTATTTTTCAGGTCTAGTTTTAGATTTTAGCATACGGACCCCAATGACCATCTGGCATTGAAGTAGGTCAACAACaacagtctctagatgtgcaaaactggttCAAACATAGGCCAAAGTTCATAAatagcaaaaggtggttctaaaaAAGTGCTGGCAGGTATTCAATGCAAATACTTGCCACTTGAAGTTTTTATATGTGAAAAGGTTTTATCATCAAATTTTTGATCTACTTTTCTATCATCCTTTCCACTTTATGAGTCTATCAGATGAAATCCCAATGAATTACACTGAAATCTGTGGCAGCAAGACAgcaaacgtaaaaaaaaaagggatgctATACTGTTGTGAGGAACTGTTTCTTCAGGTGAAAACCTTTTCATACATCTTACCTTTTTAAACACCTGGAATGTGCTTTCACCGTTACCCTTCATGTTGGCGGAAGCTTCCAGATTGTTTCCTATgaacaataaaaattaataactgtTGACTTCTTATCCAGCCACAGAAACACTTAGATATAACTTAACTAtcttggatttcttttttgttctaacTCTATATACACAACAAAGTGATCATGAAAATGGAGAgtttatggcaaaaaaaataataacaaaaaacaaaaacccccGCTACAATCATTCAGCAGATTCCAGAGCCAGCCGTTACTTTTCCTGTTATTGAATTATACTAAAACatgctgttattttaattttttcatggtaggatcagtttttttttatttatttatttttattcacctCAGATCATTTATACGTTACCAGTTCACAGCAATTATCACCTGAAGGCACTTCACAGGAAAAAGGGGTCCAGTTCACATTCAGTACTTGAGGATTTGCCCACATTTAGAAACTAAACTGATTTTACTCAGAACAGAAGCAATTCTGAGGTTTTGAATAAACTACTCACTTAATGACAAATCTAAATGCCAGAAGAAAATTTACAAGAACCATTTAGaaattcctaaaaaaaagaaaaaattttttttttaaagaaacaccaGCAGTCAGGATTTTACCTCCAGACGGTATAATGTGTAGCAAACCTCATTGAAAAAGGACTGTAATTCTCAAACTGGATCAACTACGGTTTGAAATAAAGCATCTTTCAATTAAATGTTCttaacaacagcaacaaaacactCATTATCTTAGCACGTCGTAAACAGCGACACTTTTTGCAAGTTTTAAATCTTCACACTGTGACCTTAAAGCAAAAGCAACCCAGAAAGGCCTAACAAAATATAACGCTAATAAGATTATGACAACCATCCATAATTCAGCCTATCAGCATAACGTGTTGGTCAACAGTAGGATAAATAACATCCTCCTTATTCCTCATTCGATCTGGTCATCATTTTCTCCACCTCAGGACCAACCTCTGACTCAAAGTGTTATTGTCCCTGCCAGTGCACATGAGCAACGTGATGATCTGGGCTTCAGACGGACATCTGCAGAGACCCATAGCATACACTAGTGGGTGTGTACAGATGATGAGATTTACTAACTCAGGACATTAACCAAGAAGGCTAGTAATCTGAATGATCTAATGCAAAAGGGTCAAGAGTTAATATCCCAATAGCCTAAGCACTGCTGTACAGCAATTTATCAGTCTGACCAAATGCAGCTCACCATTTTAAccaaaatacacacattttaaagcaaACTCAGCACGTCATTTACAGCTTAGTACGAAAAACGACAAGAGCGAAAATCACAGAGGGCCCCATCTGTCCTAAATCCCacgttttcctgttttaaactcACCAGGTGCCCTAATAGCATGACCCACTGATTTTGACCAGCCCAGTGGGTGTACAAGAGGACTCCACATGTGGCACCAGAAGTCAAGGACCACATTCTCAGGGATGTCGCTTTGGTCGGCAAACACCAGCCGGAGACGGCCGCCAACAATGGAGTCGACGATGGCCACGCGTGTCTGACTCACGTGTTTGGGATCCACCACCTCCAAGTGCATACCTACTTTGAAAGGGTTCTTCATACTCTCTGCCAGCTGAGGAAGATGACACCAGGAGGATGAAAAATATCCAGAGATTTGGGTTAGGTGCTAAACTAAGTCACTCTTCATGAGCAAGAAAAAGGGCTACTGCGTCAtgtcaaaacaacaacacatttacCTTCACATAGAAGTCAACAGGTAGGGTGGTGGCACCCACCAGCTTCTTCATCAGATACAGTTTCCAGTCTGAGATGCCTTTCACGCCTGTGAACATGCACCCGTTTAGCACTGAAATTCTTATTTCCACAGCGTTTCAGACATTATAGCAATAACCgaaagaacagaaagaaaacgtTTTGCATGCTTTGTTTTCTGATGGCAAAGCTCACCTTGTGGCGGCACCAGCAGCTTGCTGGTCATAGAGCACCATCCGATCGGGTTCAGGTCTCCTGAAACTAGGCTGCACCAGAAATCCTGGCTGCCGTCATGTTGGTAGCCTTCATATCTGAGCAGAGCTTTGTAGCCTGCAGACAAGAGGAGGGCAGAGTTTAAAGCACAAGCCTTTAACGTACAATTACATCTAGGGCTTGAACAACAAATGGATCGAGTCGatagaaaaaacaagaaaaaaataaataaaaaaaaataaaaaaatcggtACATAAAAACGGAGCTGttgaatttccataaaacaaccgCACAAGTTTTGTacttcatgcagaaaaaaaaaacagaaacaagcgCAGAGGGGTGTTGGTTCTGAGTTCTGGTGCTGGTGAGAGAGGGAGGAAATGATGATCTtcccaaaatgttctgtgctgcACAGCGCTGCGGCTCCATCATCCACATGCATGTGCCGTAAATTCATGAGTTAGTCGGaacaagtgtttagatggacACTGATCGTTAAACATAAGATCATAAACCAACCCTGTCAatcagaatacaatttcattctgaaggtaataatttgttgattaagctttaagttttaatttgctgacaaaGTCTGAGTAAAGGTACTGtatgggagagaggagcagggctctaaactaacttttcaagaatcaagagtctttattatTGTtccccattgtgagaccatatgaTGGTGCGGctggccctgggttcctcctaatgcaagacaataCTAGAGCCCATGTGGCTGGAGtatgtcagcagttcctgcaagatgAAGGTATTGATGCTATGGATTGGCCCGCCAGATCCCCAGTcctgaatccaattgagcaCATCTAGGACTTCATGTCTCtcctgtcatggttgagttttggtttgattattttaattttttcatctcatttggattaggtttgactttatttattgttttcattgtcatcagttattttctgtcatcttcacttcacctcctcagcagtcagtcacacctgataacaatttaccagtcaattagccagacccttgttccacctgttaagtgctctatttaaacctccctctgccttcagttcagcactgggctgtcttctgctatccaccactccatgccagtcctcgtttttgccttggaagatctGTTTCCTCGttcaaggttagtcctgccagtcgcTTTGAAAGACTCTGTACCCTGCTGttgttcctggagaagttctgctctgtgtcctggtatCTCCAGAGAGCTGCTAACCTAACTAGCTGCTCTGAGGAAGCTCtactctgtgtcctggtgtctccagtgaACTGCTAACCTAACTAGCCGCCCGAGAGAAGCTCCGCTCTGTGCCCAGGtgttgctatgaggcctgctagccaaGCAGCACTTTGCTTTCCTAGCCACCTAGCTTTATGGACTCTCActctgggccgtcagctcctgccatcacctacatccctgaccttctgcagtcctgaacctctgGTCTTCATCATGCACCATCCAGCACACTTCCtctaaataaaactcttaaactttagtcccgtgtgcgcttcctgagttcttcAGTAAACAAATCTTGACATCTCCATTCACCAACACCACGTTGCTCCACAGACTGTCCAAGAGTTGGCAGATGCAGTGGAGGTCATAAAGGCATGTGGAGGCTAAAAGCGCTACTTAGCCTCAtcttgacttgttttaaggtcattacatcaaagttggatccaCCTGCAGTGTTTTTTGGCTTCAATTTTGAGTGttgctccaaatccagacctccatggattaataaatttgatttaattgatcATTTTTGTGTGACTTTGTTAGCACAACTATGTAAACAAAGTAATACAAATATTTCATTCAGatctgtgttattttagtgttccctttatttattttgagcagtatatacaATTATTTAGAGTGAATTAGTCAAGCACCAGATTGTACGACAGTTCTCATGCGACATCACCCACCTGGTCACTTTGTCACTACCCGCCATGTTGGTAGGCAAAAACGGCTGAGTAAGTTTGACTCCCGAGgggtatttattttatctttatgttTTGCAAAGCATGCAATGGTTATTTCATGTTGGGTGAAAGGAGTTTCCAACCGTCAGACGCAACCATCGGCAAAGCACAGTTCTCACTAAAACCCTGAAATACAAAGGACAACAAATGGAGGAGTGGAGTGCTGAACGACAGTCTGGCTTAGAAACACCGACTGCAAAGATCAGCCATCGAAAATGCTCCGGTCACTTTTATTCCGGCAACTATTATGTTCAGTATTTAGGACGTCTCTGCTGTGGTTAGCGTAGATATGCTATGCTAAACACTCGCTCTGCTTGCATAGTCccctgcatccatccatcttatTCCACTTATCCGGATTCAGGTCACTGGGTAGCAGCCTTGGTAGGGAGGGCCAGACCTCCCTctcccagccacttgggccagctcttccgttgtggtgaagttctctcttcaccacaacggaccagtacagcgcccgcttcactgcagacgcagcaccaatcTGCCAAGCAATCTCCtgttccatctttccctcattcgtgaacaagatcATCCACCAAGATACTTTAACTACTCCACTTGGAGCAGGACACCCTCCCTGACCCGGAGAaagcactctacccttttcaaTATACTGTTGTCCCCTACAGTATATTGAAATTTTCATCATTAGTTGCATTGGAACGCATCAGAATGTCATTAAAAATAGTCGCCCATAGTGATAACGTTACTGCTGTCACGATGGCTTGGTCGCCTTGCAACAAAGCCCTGAGATCTAGCCCCAAGTTTAGATATACATACACAATGATCATACAATACCAAGATAAATATCAGTGATATTTACTGTAGTACTAGCCAAATTAGCTTAGTTAATGTAGTCTGTATCTGAGAGCCTAGGAGGCTGTTAAGCTTGCTTTATGCTTGACACATCCACGAGGTCTGCACAGCCAAATGACGCTATTTTGGCTTCCACATGGCCTAAAGTTTCTGCTCCATGCACATGGGAAGATTTCTAACTATGCGGACAGTCCCGCACGGAAAACATGGTGGAGGTTCCTGCCAGAGGttcgtaaatatagacatctttatgagtCGACACAAAAAGATTACCATGATCAACAAAGtgttaacaattcctggacagaaatcaCGTCACCTTTTGGAAGAAGAGGCTTAAATGTCGGAAATGTTTTCTATGTGTTGTGGGGTGGAGTACGCTTGCCGTAGGTGCgcaacactgccctctagagtctaggagaatactGCCAATTTGGAGGAAGAGCTGCACAGAGCATAAATAATGCAGATGTCAAAACACCTGCGTCAAGCATAAAGTAGCCTTTACAGTAGCTGCGTCAATTGTGGTTATTCCACTTCCTGATAGTTCCACAGCACTGCCAGCAGATTGCGCACAAAAGCGTTTATGTTGACCA
Above is a genomic segment from Fundulus heteroclitus isolate FHET01 chromosome 10, MU-UCD_Fhet_4.1, whole genome shotgun sequence containing:
- the l3mbtl2 gene encoding lethal(3)malignant brain tumor-like protein 2 isoform X6; its protein translation is MKVSSAATGVEAHAVFDWGSYLKTEASVAASVSCFAHAPLSSEWDDVVVGMKVEVLNTNAVLSSKVYWIATVIQVAGYKALLRYEGYQHDGSQDFWCSLVSGDLNPIGWCSMTSKLLVPPQGVKGISDWKLYLMKKLVGATTLPVDFYVKLAESMKNPFKVGMHLEVVDPKHVSQTRVAIVDSIVGGRLRLVFADQSDIPENVVLDFWCHMWSPLVHPLGWSKSVGHAIRAPGNNLEASANMKGNGESTFQVFKKPRFVFMGEGFFEEGMKLEAIDPLNLGNICVATVHKVLLDGYLMVGIDGTETNNGSDWFCYHASSHAILPINFCKRNDITLTVPQGFDPQNFTWDKYLQETKAKAAPARLFNTDNPGHGFSPNMKLEAVDLMEPRLVCVATVKRCVGRLLLIHFDGWDDEFDQWIDHQSPDIYPIGWCELVGYQLQPPPGLVHLAENQVARYKKPKPIVHGRKRKRHFKKRLSQEQANNPAKEPPESFQSSRPETPPIKTESEEQEIVPVQVKLEEIETPIETGVPQQASLGTVKEEEAEQQIESRPAQTTQPCQSEDPAEDRSLKGNFRRDITSHQSENKRPNQALKDENRENSSLAEMWKRDTEQDMTEAGDMDT
- the l3mbtl2 gene encoding lethal(3)malignant brain tumor-like protein 2 isoform X5, with the translated sequence MTVWEEEDERAGLKCCCNEWGSVYIYALSLLVAVFSVPEMANYCCVAYCKSKRSSTIFHRFPLGNPELLRQWLFMLNMDPNTPDSVLGKLFVCQAHFHPDDYKEIHPHLSRRRRMLKATAVPMHANYGQLPAAGAPTAITHRRRVGRPPSKKATVLNKAMKVSSAATGVEAHAVFDWGSYLKTEASVAASVSCFAHAPLSSEWDDVVVGMKVEVLNTNAVLSSKVYWIATVIQVAGYKALLRYEGYQHDGSQDFWCSLVSGDLNPIGWCSMTSKLLVPPQGVKGISDWKLYLMKKLVGATTLPVDFYVKLAESMKNPFKVGMHLEVVDPKHVSQTRVAIVDSIVGGRLRLVFADQSDIPENVVLDFWCHMWSPLVHPLGWSKSVGHAIRAPGNNLEASANMKGNGESTFQVFKKPRFVFMGEGFFEEGMKLEAIDPLNLGNICVATVHKVLLDGYLMVGIDGTETNNGSDWFCYHASSHAILPINFCKRNDITLTVPQGFDPQNFTWDKYLQETKAKAAPARLFNTDNPGHGFSPNMKLEAVDLMEPRLVCVATVKRCVGRLLLIHFDGWDDEFDQWIDHQSPDIYPIGWCELVGYQLQPPPGLVHLAENQVARYKKPKPIVHGRKRKRHFKKRLSQEQANNPAKEPPESFQSSRPETPPIKTESEEQEIVPVQVKLEEIETPIETGVPQQASLGTVKEEEAEQQIESRPAQTTQPCQSEDPAEDRSLKGNFRRDITSHQSENKRPNQALKDENRENSSLAEMWKRDTEQDMTEAGDMDT